A genomic segment from Nodularia sphaerocarpa UHCC 0038 encodes:
- a CDS encoding DUF4336 domain-containing protein encodes MEPITHPKDWSWHFWPAVPLYPYGKRRTICAEIVKDTIWTFDQLQGILYTVVPIRMTVVKLADGGLLVYAPVAPTVECVRLVNELVTKHGDVKYIILPTSSGLEHKVFVGPFARCFPQAQVFVAPHQWSFPLNLPLSWLGFPQKRTQVLPFDSSQSPFADEFDYQVLDIDLGRGSFAEVAFFHRRSHTLLVTDSILSVPEEPLTISQLDPYPLLFHARDDAGEAIADHPENRRKGWQRISLFAVYFRPHALEMTGLGQMFRDAFKAPQHSPKAYFGLFPFRWREDWRRSFQSLRGNGRVFVAPILQILILPQAPKQVLLWADQVATWDFRQIIACHFDSPIAASPAQFRQAFNFLEKQPALALSQDLSGNTNQPLLEEDMQFIRELEAGLVKQGIAKPPKVIRNP; translated from the coding sequence ATGGAACCAATTACTCATCCAAAAGATTGGTCATGGCACTTTTGGCCGGCTGTACCACTCTATCCCTACGGTAAACGGCGGACAATTTGCGCGGAAATAGTCAAGGATACGATCTGGACATTCGATCAGCTTCAAGGCATTCTCTACACTGTTGTGCCGATTCGGATGACTGTTGTTAAACTCGCAGATGGAGGTCTTTTGGTTTATGCGCCAGTTGCTCCCACTGTGGAATGTGTGCGCTTAGTTAACGAGTTAGTCACCAAGCACGGTGATGTTAAGTACATTATTCTGCCAACGAGTTCTGGTCTAGAACATAAAGTTTTTGTCGGACCTTTTGCCAGATGCTTTCCACAAGCACAGGTTTTTGTCGCTCCCCATCAATGGAGTTTCCCACTCAATTTACCCCTGAGTTGGCTGGGTTTTCCCCAAAAACGCACTCAGGTACTTCCATTCGATAGTAGTCAAAGTCCTTTTGCTGATGAGTTCGATTATCAGGTGCTGGATATCGACTTGGGAAGGGGTTCTTTTGCAGAAGTGGCATTTTTTCACAGGCGATCGCACACTCTGCTCGTGACTGATTCTATACTATCCGTACCAGAGGAACCACTTACTATATCCCAATTAGACCCCTATCCTTTGCTGTTTCATGCTAGGGATGATGCTGGGGAAGCGATCGCAGATCATCCAGAAAATCGCCGCAAGGGATGGCAACGAATTTCACTGTTTGCCGTTTATTTTCGTCCTCATGCCCTGGAAATGACCGGATTAGGGCAAATGTTTCGCGACGCTTTCAAAGCACCACAGCATTCACCAAAGGCTTATTTTGGTTTATTTCCCTTTCGCTGGCGAGAGGACTGGCGGCGGTCATTCCAGAGCCTACGGGGTAATGGACGTGTATTTGTAGCGCCGATCCTGCAAATCCTGATTCTGCCCCAAGCACCAAAACAAGTACTTCTTTGGGCTGATCAAGTTGCAACTTGGGATTTCCGCCAAATTATCGCCTGTCATTTTGATTCGCCTATTGCAGCCAGTCCCGCTCAATTCCGCCAAGCATTCAATTTTCTGGAAAAGCAACCCGCCTTAGCCTTAAGTCAGGACTTATCTGGAAACACAAACCAGCCTCTGTTAGAGGAAGATATGCAATTCATCAGGGAACTTGAGGCGGGTTTAGTTAAGCAAGGTATTGCAAAGCCACCCAAAGTAATTCGTAATCCGTAA
- a CDS encoding tryptophan-rich sensory protein codes for MQKSTDGNNGDFIRQIATLTAIIGAFVINVVSNIFPLNGFRIGEISNTLFANVLIIPANYAFAIWGLIYLGLFALGIYQVLPNQRHDVDLRKTGYFLVIASVAQSVWVYLFLSRLFALSVMAMLFILLPLIAAYLRLEIGKKRVSQSKKWCVHFPMSIYLGWISVATIVNVASWLYFQGWNGWGISAQLWTAMMLLVAFCIAAVIVSQRRDFAYTGVTVWALVAIALKQWNNSLLRNLALILALALVLMITIKSLQNQRTGA; via the coding sequence ATGCAGAAGTCTACAGATGGAAATAACGGAGATTTTATCCGCCAAATTGCTACCTTGACCGCCATTATTGGCGCTTTTGTGATCAACGTAGTATCAAATATTTTTCCGCTCAATGGATTTCGTATAGGTGAGATTTCTAATACTTTGTTCGCTAATGTTTTGATTATCCCTGCTAACTATGCTTTTGCGATTTGGGGACTGATTTATCTGGGATTGTTCGCTTTGGGAATTTACCAAGTTCTCCCCAACCAAAGACATGATGTAGATTTACGCAAAACCGGATATTTCTTGGTAATTGCTTCTGTTGCTCAAAGTGTCTGGGTATATCTTTTTCTGTCCAGACTTTTTGCTCTGTCTGTGATGGCAATGCTGTTCATTCTGCTACCACTGATTGCTGCTTATTTGCGGTTAGAAATTGGGAAAAAGCGTGTGTCTCAGAGTAAGAAGTGGTGCGTTCATTTTCCTATGAGTATTTATCTGGGCTGGATTAGCGTGGCGACGATTGTTAATGTGGCTTCTTGGTTGTATTTTCAGGGGTGGAATGGATGGGGCATTTCGGCCCAATTATGGACTGCTATGATGTTATTGGTGGCTTTTTGTATTGCAGCAGTTATTGTGAGCCAGCGTCGAGACTTTGCTTACACTGGAGTAACAGTATGGGCATTGGTAGCGATCGCACTCAAGCAGTGGAACAATTCTTTACTCAGGAATTTAGCATTAATTTTAGCACTTGCCCTAGTTCTGATGATCACGATTAAAAGTCTCCAAAATCAACGTACAGGGGCATAA
- a CDS encoding PIN domain-containing protein: MIRILLDADVILEALINRQEFTEDIRELLDRVHPLIQMYITDVGWEKIYVYARCLKNSKIADIVIYWLQRKIEVCPVNQIILQKARSLPLRDFESSVEFSSACYWEINAIVTHKPEDFALSTNNLWVWSIADFCLRANLENQLQAIISN; the protein is encoded by the coding sequence GTGATCAGAATTTTATTGGATGCTGATGTAATATTAGAAGCTTTGATAAATCGCCAAGAATTTACAGAAGATATTAGAGAATTATTAGACAGAGTACATCCATTGATTCAGATGTACATCACAGATGTTGGTTGGGAAAAAATCTATGTTTATGCCCGATGCTTAAAAAATAGTAAGATTGCTGATATAGTTATATATTGGTTACAAAGAAAAATTGAAGTTTGCCCGGTTAACCAGATTATTCTCCAAAAAGCACGCTCATTACCTTTGAGAGATTTTGAATCGTCGGTAGAGTTCTCCAGTGCCTGCTATTGGGAAATAAATGCCATTGTCACCCATAAACCAGAAGATTTTGCCCTTTCTACAAATAATTTGTGGGTTTGGTCGATAGCAGACTTTTGCTTACGTGCAAATCTAGAAAATCAGTTACAGGCAATTATATCTAATTAA
- a CDS encoding DUF1868 domain-containing protein, giving the protein MDDNYQTYLNRVARMTLPEAYRSQIQHIQESAKFHLHSGSRQATAFPGYSLITPPAAEQPKNAAFHAQLESYQQELLKLPVGCDLIVPVPPASFHLTLADLIWDSAYVHACEKDPEFDQQLRSCCAEILQQYQQSMTNGTEPIQWQMLGLIVMPRSVAVCLVPKNEGCYEQIIQFRRQIYQNPKLMALGIEQHYHHFTAHVTLGYFGEVSPDLDRTNLSTMLWELNQQWLLNSPEFLIHRVEIRKFDDMTHYYREPDWPSLNF; this is encoded by the coding sequence TTGGACGACAACTATCAAACTTACCTAAATCGGGTAGCAAGAATGACGCTACCAGAAGCTTACAGATCCCAAATTCAGCACATTCAGGAATCTGCTAAGTTCCATTTGCATTCTGGCTCCAGACAAGCCACAGCTTTTCCTGGGTATTCACTCATTACCCCACCGGCGGCAGAACAACCAAAAAACGCTGCTTTCCATGCCCAATTAGAATCTTACCAGCAGGAACTTTTAAAGTTGCCTGTGGGCTGTGATTTGATAGTCCCTGTACCCCCAGCTAGCTTTCATTTGACTTTAGCTGACTTGATTTGGGACAGTGCTTATGTTCATGCGTGTGAAAAAGACCCTGAATTTGACCAACAGTTACGTTCTTGTTGTGCTGAAATATTGCAGCAGTATCAACAATCCATGACAAACGGTACTGAGCCGATTCAATGGCAAATGCTGGGATTGATAGTGATGCCGAGATCGGTGGCTGTTTGTTTAGTCCCCAAGAATGAAGGCTGCTATGAGCAGATTATTCAATTTCGCCGCCAAATCTATCAAAATCCGAAGTTAATGGCTTTGGGTATTGAACAGCATTATCACCACTTTACAGCCCACGTCACATTAGGTTATTTTGGGGAGGTTTCGCCAGATTTAGACCGCACAAATCTCAGCACTATGCTTTGGGAGTTGAATCAGCAATGGTTGCTGAATTCTCCAGAATTTTTAATCCACCGTGTGGAAATACGCAAATTTGACGATATGACGCACTATTACCGTGAACCAGACTGGCCGAGTTTAAATTTTTAG
- a CDS encoding multicopper oxidase family protein — MKNRLLFLGLILFILGLSFNSVKAQSTNSYSLLNPRSQPQFINSLPSPPKIDATTGGKFTLEMKQTEQWLGLYAGPGEDGEYGTSDDERLNTTIWGYGLAGQNVTYPGPTFIAQESIPIQVEWQNKLPQEHLLPVDIEELHSQPLKEAFEQKLIPAVVHLHGGHTESASDGIPEAWYTQNYERTGPDWVKQTYTYDNDQEAATLWYHDHTNLVTRLNSYVGLAGYYLLRDNNENSLINNNILPSGDYERELVFQDRQFTTDGQLFYPEQANTTPPGIPSRTGAYGDFILANGMVWPKLEVEPRKYRLRLLNGSDSRFYKLEFYNSNKNIYLIGTEQGFVENPVALNNLVLSPSERADVIVDFSNDAGKEFILRNYGPGSDPNTTGQIIKFIVNQPLSNVPIATVDTDESDGLTTKLRPENIVPLTPTVPPQQLALFQLRQAGNHDLFLLGTLEDGSFRYAEPVTEKPLLNETEVWELYNPTQYTHTIHIHLIAFQVLNRQKFRGNVVSEIDPKKGETKQYLRNVYFQDNPQEPEIYEQGQKDSIIVYPNQVVRVIAKYDRPGKYTWHCHVLIHEDHDMMRPMEVVSQLN, encoded by the coding sequence ATGAAGAATAGGTTACTTTTTTTGGGGTTAATTTTGTTTATTTTAGGTCTTTCATTTAACTCAGTCAAAGCCCAGTCTACAAACAGTTATTCCCTCCTCAATCCCAGAAGCCAACCACAGTTCATTAACTCCCTACCTTCTCCTCCAAAGATAGATGCTACAACAGGAGGAAAATTTACTTTAGAAATGAAACAAACCGAGCAATGGCTAGGACTATACGCCGGACCCGGTGAAGATGGAGAATATGGAACCAGCGACGATGAACGTTTAAATACCACCATTTGGGGATATGGTTTAGCAGGTCAAAATGTCACTTATCCTGGCCCCACATTCATCGCCCAAGAATCTATCCCTATTCAAGTTGAGTGGCAAAATAAGCTACCTCAAGAACATTTGCTACCTGTAGATATCGAAGAACTCCACAGTCAACCTCTCAAAGAAGCCTTTGAACAAAAATTAATCCCCGCAGTCGTACACCTGCATGGAGGACATACCGAATCAGCTAGCGATGGCATACCAGAAGCCTGGTACACACAAAATTATGAAAGAACAGGCCCAGACTGGGTGAAACAAACCTATACTTATGACAATGACCAAGAAGCCGCCACCCTTTGGTATCACGACCACACCAACTTGGTAACTCGTTTAAATTCCTATGTAGGTCTTGCCGGTTATTATTTACTGCGAGATAACAACGAAAATAGTCTCATCAACAATAATATTTTACCCAGTGGTGACTATGAAAGAGAACTGGTATTTCAGGACAGACAGTTTACTACTGATGGTCAGCTGTTCTATCCAGAACAAGCAAATACAACTCCACCGGGAATACCCAGTCGCACAGGAGCTTATGGGGATTTTATCTTAGCGAATGGCATGGTATGGCCCAAGCTGGAAGTAGAACCAAGAAAGTATCGCTTGCGTTTGCTCAATGGCTCAGATTCACGTTTTTACAAGCTGGAGTTTTATAACTCAAATAAAAACATTTACCTCATTGGAACTGAACAAGGCTTTGTCGAAAATCCAGTGGCGCTAAATAACTTGGTTCTTTCTCCTAGTGAACGTGCAGATGTGATTGTTGACTTTAGTAACGATGCCGGCAAAGAATTCATTTTAAGAAACTATGGCCCAGGATCTGACCCTAATACAACTGGTCAAATAATCAAGTTCATTGTCAACCAACCGCTTTCTAATGTTCCCATAGCCACAGTTGATACAGACGAGAGTGATGGATTGACGACTAAATTGCGCCCTGAGAACATCGTACCTCTCACACCTACCGTACCTCCCCAGCAACTAGCTCTTTTTCAACTCAGACAAGCAGGTAATCATGATCTTTTTCTGCTGGGTACATTGGAAGATGGTTCCTTTAGATATGCTGAACCTGTAACAGAAAAACCACTACTCAACGAAACCGAAGTTTGGGAACTTTACAACCCTACTCAGTACACACACACTATCCATATCCACTTGATTGCCTTTCAGGTTCTCAATCGGCAGAAGTTCCGTGGTAACGTAGTCTCGGAAATAGACCCAAAAAAGGGCGAAACTAAGCAGTATCTCCGCAATGTTTACTTTCAGGACAATCCCCAGGAGCCAGAAATCTACGAGCAGGGTCAAAAGGATTCCATCATTGTCTACCCTAATCAAGTCGTCCGGGTAATTGCCAAATATGATAGACCAGGAAAATATACTTGGCACTGTCATGTTTTAATCCATGAAGACCACGATATGATGCGTCCAATGGAAGTCGTATCGCAATTGAATTAA
- a CDS encoding FAD-binding oxidoreductase, with product MAEILDNLINSLEGIEIIREAGQVAKLSQDYHTFSPVLVPKLAGKVGDIVVRPANEEEVIKVAAACVQCKIPVTVRGAGTGNYGQCVPLHGGVILDMSKMQGIPWVKPGVARVEAGVKLAAIDKKARDIGWEIRMAPSTYRTATIGGFIAGGSGGIGSIQYGLLGDRGNILALRVVTLEDQPRAIELRGDDVQKVTHAWGINGIITEAEIPLGTAYPWAEVIVTFDDFMAAAKFGQALGNADGMIKKLISVFASPISQYFHPLQQYIPEGSHSVLLMLAEPSLELLPGLVQQYGGQITYQKPVAEKSINLGEFTWNHTTLHARTVDTSITYLQSMFPADASLELVEHMYHYFGDEVMMHLEFFRVNGRVIPGALQLVRYSTEERLNEIIRYHEAKGVSIANPHTYIIEDGGRKVIDPEQLKFKEMVDPYGLMNPGKSKVLEFNR from the coding sequence ATGGCGGAAATTTTAGATAATTTGATTAATTCTCTCGAAGGTATAGAAATTATTAGGGAAGCCGGTCAGGTGGCTAAGTTATCCCAGGATTATCACACTTTTAGTCCGGTTTTAGTCCCGAAGTTGGCGGGGAAGGTTGGGGACATTGTGGTGCGCCCGGCTAATGAGGAAGAAGTAATCAAGGTTGCGGCGGCTTGTGTACAATGCAAAATACCTGTGACTGTTAGAGGTGCGGGAACTGGTAATTATGGGCAGTGTGTGCCTTTACATGGCGGTGTAATTTTAGATATGTCGAAGATGCAGGGGATACCTTGGGTAAAGCCTGGAGTGGCGCGGGTGGAAGCTGGGGTGAAGTTGGCTGCTATCGATAAAAAAGCGCGGGATATTGGCTGGGAAATCCGTATGGCTCCTTCGACATACCGCACAGCTACTATTGGGGGATTTATTGCTGGTGGGAGTGGGGGTATTGGCTCAATACAATATGGGTTATTAGGCGATCGCGGTAATATTTTAGCCCTGCGAGTGGTAACTTTAGAAGATCAACCCCGTGCGATCGAATTACGTGGCGACGATGTGCAGAAAGTCACCCATGCTTGGGGAATTAATGGCATTATCACTGAAGCCGAAATTCCTTTAGGGACTGCTTACCCTTGGGCGGAAGTGATTGTCACATTTGACGATTTTATGGCAGCAGCCAAGTTTGGGCAAGCCCTGGGTAATGCTGACGGGATGATTAAAAAATTGATTTCAGTATTTGCATCGCCTATCTCCCAATACTTTCATCCCCTACAACAGTATATTCCTGAAGGTAGTCACTCAGTCTTGTTAATGCTGGCTGAACCCAGTTTAGAGTTATTACCGGGTTTAGTGCAGCAATATGGTGGACAGATTACATATCAAAAACCAGTTGCAGAAAAAAGTATCAATTTGGGAGAATTTACTTGGAATCACACCACGCTTCACGCCCGGACGGTAGATACTTCAATTACTTATTTACAAAGTATGTTTCCGGCTGATGCTAGCTTAGAATTGGTAGAGCATATGTATCATTATTTTGGTGATGAAGTGATGATGCATTTAGAATTTTTTCGCGTCAATGGTAGGGTGATTCCCGGTGCGTTACAACTTGTGCGTTACAGCACAGAAGAACGCCTGAATGAAATTATTCGTTATCACGAAGCTAAGGGTGTATCTATTGCTAATCCCCACACATATATTATTGAAGATGGGGGTAGAAAAGTTATTGACCCTGAGCAGTTAAAGTTTAAAGAGATGGTTGACCCTTATGGGTTAATGAATCCTGGTAAGAGTAAGGTTTTAGAATTTAATAGATGA
- a CDS encoding GxxExxY protein — MRRFGDEVERLAYGVIGAAIEVHRMLGAGFLERVYHQALATEFRLRGIPHKSKHLVAVQYKGYPIGEGELDFLVGDSLIVELKAVEKLSPIHEAQVIFYLKMTNCPLGLLINFNVPVLKQGIKRIILSS; from the coding sequence ATGAGGCGGTTTGGTGATGAGGTGGAGAGGTTAGCTTATGGTGTGATTGGGGCGGCTATTGAGGTACATCGAATGTTGGGGGCTGGTTTTTTGGAGAGGGTATATCATCAGGCGTTGGCTACGGAGTTTCGCTTGCGTGGTATACCTCATAAATCTAAACATTTAGTTGCAGTACAGTACAAAGGTTATCCAATAGGTGAGGGGGAATTAGATTTTTTGGTTGGTGATTCGTTAATTGTTGAGTTGAAAGCTGTGGAAAAGTTATCACCTATTCATGAGGCGCAGGTTATTTTTTATTTAAAAATGACCAATTGTCCTCTAGGTCTTCTTATCAATTTTAACGTCCCTGTTCTCAAACAAGGCATCAAACGCATCATTCTTTCTTCTTAA
- a CDS encoding McrB family protein, which yields MSQDDNSNSLFSQYTFELLEQWDMNNKKYENYFFNQEENINFLLHVQQPFISFCNFIYNQIPTQIANQNFYIQDEYMTNQVMVEYLFNPRHNFGLQKYLDVFLQLYINITKDGVRIGINEECLSYLAEKIARKNPILMAQIVAKEPDIFVNYDQEIEGLFYGKQCILESSKDDLINKFKKWFEWYSPLFILAVSDNIQPAVSKYLTKRNPSFGIDKCSKEIGILNVTLESWIHAINRKRQAIFYGSPGTGKTFITERIAKHLISEGHGFYELVQFHPAYTYEDFIQGIRPQNEDGKLTYPLVPGKFLEFCKKAKACQGICVLIIDEINRANLAQVFGELMYLLEYRDQKIPLAGGNTFSIPENVRIIGTMNTADRSIAQIDHALRRRFAFIELRPNYNVLIQYHQHTDLVMDLIDVLKRLNIAIDDKNYEIGISFFLTPDLREDIEDIWKMEIEPYLEEYFFNNIEKVDEFRWDKIEQQLTI from the coding sequence ATGAGCCAGGACGATAATTCAAATTCATTATTTTCGCAATATACTTTTGAGTTGCTAGAACAATGGGATATGAATAATAAAAAATATGAAAATTATTTCTTTAACCAAGAAGAAAATATTAATTTTTTGTTACACGTACAGCAACCTTTTATTAGTTTTTGTAATTTTATATATAATCAGATACCAACTCAAATAGCCAATCAAAATTTTTACATTCAGGATGAATATATGACAAACCAAGTAATGGTTGAATACCTATTTAACCCTCGTCATAATTTCGGATTACAAAAATATTTAGATGTTTTTTTACAATTATATATAAATATAACTAAAGATGGTGTACGTATAGGTATCAATGAAGAATGCTTGAGTTATCTTGCTGAAAAAATAGCTCGTAAAAATCCGATATTAATGGCTCAAATAGTAGCTAAAGAACCTGATATATTTGTAAATTATGATCAAGAAATAGAAGGTTTATTTTATGGCAAACAATGTATTTTAGAATCATCCAAAGATGATTTAATTAATAAATTTAAAAAATGGTTTGAATGGTATAGTCCCTTATTTATACTTGCAGTTTCTGACAATATTCAACCAGCTGTTAGTAAATATTTGACTAAGCGCAATCCAAGTTTTGGTATAGATAAATGTAGTAAAGAAATAGGAATATTAAATGTAACCTTAGAAAGTTGGATACACGCAATCAATCGTAAAAGACAAGCCATATTCTACGGTTCACCGGGAACAGGTAAAACTTTCATCACTGAAAGAATCGCCAAACACCTAATCAGTGAAGGTCATGGCTTTTATGAATTAGTACAATTTCATCCAGCATACACTTATGAAGACTTCATTCAAGGTATTCGCCCTCAAAATGAAGATGGTAAATTAACATATCCACTTGTTCCAGGGAAATTTTTAGAATTTTGCAAAAAAGCAAAAGCTTGTCAAGGTATTTGTGTTCTCATCATTGATGAAATCAACCGTGCAAATTTAGCACAGGTTTTTGGTGAATTAATGTATTTACTAGAATACCGTGATCAAAAAATTCCCTTGGCTGGTGGTAATACTTTTTCTATTCCTGAAAATGTCCGTATTATTGGCACAATGAACACAGCAGATAGGTCTATCGCACAAATAGATCATGCTTTACGTCGTCGCTTTGCATTTATTGAACTACGTCCTAATTATAATGTTCTCATACAATATCATCAACATACAGATTTGGTTATGGATTTAATTGATGTGTTGAAACGATTAAATATAGCTATTGATGATAAAAACTATGAAATTGGTATTTCGTTCTTTTTGACTCCTGATTTACGAGAAGATATAGAAGATATTTGGAAGATGGAAATTGAACCCTATTTAGAAGAATACTTTTTTAATAACATAGAAAAAGTAGATGAGTTTCGCTGGGATAAAATCGAGCAGCAGTTAACTATATGA
- a CDS encoding McrC family protein, with amino-acid sequence MNSENLKIIEITEYQSQYFERNKFSEECEIILYEKYKNQVDLDSPSYKTRHQWKLTAKGWVGYIPLNSDLAVKINPKVPIKNLFGMLEYAYNLKSFNFLQGYMNCESVEDFYNHLAKILAQKIIERCRKGLYRSYVPKIEQLSYVRGNLNIQNIIKKPWNVKLQCEYKEHTADIIDNQILFWTLFHIGHSGCCSDKVSQIVRKAYHAMQGMVSLQPCTSEDCIKRNYQRLNNDYYTLHQLCRFFLDNTSPSHERGKNTTIPFLVNMARLFEMFVAEWLKENLPPNFTLKTQERINIEKNIYFQTDLIIYDTQTLTPQYILDTKYKNPDNISKNDIAQVIAYAVSKNCPEAVLVYPSALNNHIDEFIGENRGKIRVRSLAFSLNGNIEDAGKELLKRLFSREKC; translated from the coding sequence ATGAACTCAGAAAATTTAAAAATTATTGAAATAACAGAATATCAATCTCAATATTTTGAGCGTAATAAATTTTCTGAAGAATGTGAAATTATATTATATGAAAAATACAAAAACCAAGTAGACTTAGATTCTCCTAGTTACAAAACTCGTCATCAATGGAAACTAACTGCTAAGGGTTGGGTAGGTTATATTCCTTTAAATTCTGATTTAGCTGTTAAAATAAATCCTAAAGTCCCAATTAAAAATTTATTTGGGATGTTGGAATATGCTTACAATTTAAAAAGCTTTAACTTTCTGCAAGGTTACATGAATTGTGAATCTGTAGAAGATTTTTACAATCACCTAGCTAAGATTCTAGCTCAAAAAATTATAGAACGCTGTCGCAAAGGTTTATATCGTAGTTATGTACCCAAAATTGAGCAGTTGTCTTATGTGCGTGGAAACTTAAATATTCAAAATATCATTAAAAAACCTTGGAATGTAAAATTACAATGTGAATATAAAGAACACACGGCTGATATTATAGATAATCAAATTTTATTTTGGACACTTTTTCATATTGGTCATAGCGGTTGCTGTTCAGATAAAGTATCACAGATAGTGAGAAAAGCCTATCACGCTATGCAAGGAATGGTGTCTTTACAACCTTGTACTTCAGAAGATTGTATTAAGCGAAATTACCAACGTCTGAATAATGACTATTATACATTACATCAACTTTGCCGATTCTTTTTAGATAATACTAGCCCCAGTCACGAAAGAGGAAAAAATACTACTATACCGTTTTTGGTAAATATGGCGCGTCTGTTTGAAATGTTTGTTGCAGAATGGTTAAAAGAAAATTTACCCCCAAATTTCACTCTAAAGACTCAAGAAAGAATCAACATAGAAAAAAACATATATTTTCAAACTGATTTAATTATATACGACACTCAAACTTTAACTCCTCAATACATTCTGGATACTAAATATAAAAATCCAGATAATATTTCTAAAAATGATATAGCCCAAGTAATAGCTTATGCTGTATCTAAAAATTGTCCTGAAGCAGTGCTAGTTTATCCAAGTGCATTAAACAATCATATTGATGAATTTATTGGAGAAAATAGAGGAAAAATTAGAGTGAGAAGTCTTGCTTTCTCTCTAAATGGAAATATTGAAGATGCAGGAAAAGAACTTTTAAAACGACTCTTCTCTCGTGAAAAATGCTGA